Sequence from the Clupea harengus chromosome 20, Ch_v2.0.2, whole genome shotgun sequence genome:
ATCATCTCGATCTTATATATCCGTTCCATATTGGAGAACAGTGGAGAGTGACACTTTGATTGTATAGCAGCTTCCACACGCTGTCAGGGATGTTTTGCTATCCACCTATAAGTCAGACCGACGTGGTTTACTGGAGAACAATTACACTCCAGGTTGGTAGATGGCGTTTGTCTTCGGTGTAGAATTACGCAAGTAATCAAAGGAAGCCATAGACATACCAGTGTTATACTGGCGAGGCGCAGCTTGAGCCAGTTTGAGCTTTAGGCAAAGAATCGATACCTCAATGGCGACTCGATCAAAATCAGGTAACTTCCCTTCAGTTCTTTGCACATTTGAATTCTGAATTGTATTTTCTGCACCCTAAGCAGAAACACCATTATAAGCAGTTCAATTCTTAATGTTACCTACCACCTTGCATGTGGATGCATGTAAAGCAGAGGGTTAGTGAATTTCTTAGTAAAAAATCTCGCTGGTCAAACCCAACTAGGGGGTAAGTTATTCCAGAATGCAGGTTTGACCAACTCTGAGCCTAACCCTGAACTCTGAGTTGATGAATCCTCAAATGTTAAATTCTGAGTTTTCGCTTCCAGAACAGCTGATCTGAGTTAGTTCAATCAACTTTGATTGCGCGTGCCCGACGACTTTAAAAAGTCAGCATCGGTGCATTTCGGTCCGCTCTCAGACCACCCATCATCTGTTGTGTAACTAtgttttctttacatttttgtatgtgtatgtttgattcCCATTCCTGTCCTATTCACTTCATACATCTTGCTGCTAtgacacctgaatttccctaacgggattaataaaagtttatcttttcttatcttatcttatgtGTGGATGTTAAACATAATAAAATGTTAACAATTCTTAGATTTTCTAAATTATACCCTTGCCAtagtttattttatgtattagCTTATAAAGAAGAAGTTCATGGTACTAGAAGGCCCTCAAGGtgagaaatgaaataaaatttcaattttatttatatagcgccaaaacaatacaaattacTTGGTCAAATAAAGACTTATTTTACGTGCTGGTAACatctaaaaaaaatgataagGCTTGGTGATAATAACTGAAGTATAAATGATTAAAGAAAACAATATTTTGAAAGCGAGTGGCTAAACGTTAGGTAttttgtctgtaactcaccagtGGACCTCCAGCGCTGGCCCCAGctgtccactggccttttgctatcaGGGAGTGGTCATTCAGGGAATGGTCATTCAGACGTGGTCATTCAGACGTGGTCATTCAGGGAGTGGTATGTggttatatgtgtttatgttgatgTTCAGGTCGAGGCTCCAAGCGTAAGGCAGGAAGTGATTTAAACGAAGAAACCGCCCCTTTggacaacaaaaaagaaaaaactgcaGTGGAGCTTAAAGATGAGGGCCAAAAAGTTGTCATTGAACACTGGTAAGCTGGACATCCAGAAGTCCACCAAGTATCTTTACATATTGTCAGCATTTGCTTATTGCTTTTTCCCAGCCTGGATACTGTGCGTGGATCATACATCTGTTCCACCTATTATGTCCATGGAACCGTTTTTGTTTTTAACGACGTGTGCTGCACAGAATATTGGGTGAGCTTGAGACTGCTCTCTTCTAGTAAAAGCTGATACGTGTATCGCCGGCATGCAGAGAAGGTGACGTCGGCAATCCAGGCTGCACATCCAGATCTGTGCGTGGAACTGAACCCCCAGAAACCTCGTCGCAAAACCTTTGAGGTCACCCTGGTGGACGCTGGCAAGGGTGAGTGTTCTTTGGAAGACTCAAAATGAGTCCGATGTGAAGAAATGTGCAGCTCGTGATTCAGTTGTCCCCTTTAATGTTTCATTTAAGTGCTGTACATATGTCACTGAGTATCTCATAGTATGTTTGTAAACTTCATTCTTCTCAGAATCCTGTCTTTGGACTGGAATTAAGTTGGGCCCTCCTGCTAGACTGAAGTTCCCTGACCCTGCTGAAGTCCTGTCCGCCTTGAACAAGGCACTGGACCGTGAATAGACACCGATGAGGTTTGTCTGGGCTTGCGTTACTGATCTGTTAAGCTTTTAAAGGGGAGCTTATTTTCAACAGCACGTCGTTATTTTTCTGCGGTCTGTAGCAAGACTAAGACGTTCCGGTTATAGGAACATTAGCCAGGTTGGGGAACGTAACCACTTTGCTGAGGTGTCTGATGACACATTCGATGATATGATGGTATAGGGAACTCTTACTTAAAGGCCTACAGAGCATTTTTAGGCGATGTAGTCTCAAAAATACCAACTGGAGTGCGGTTTGCCTTGTACCATGTGCACAATAAACAACAGTTTGTAATAGAAAGTCTGACTACTGCTTTGGCCTGTTTgactgtccattcagtgtttctATAAACGGGTCAACTTGTCAAATCATTTCTTTCCTCTGCAGCCACTAGTCATGGATTCTGGGCGCCTGCATGCGTAATGATGGGGACGGACCTAAAGGATGTCTTTCCAGTCTCTCCCTTGATGATCCTGCTGCAGTGTTAGGAACCTATGAGTATTAACATTTGGTTGTCAATCTGATCTGCTGCTGATCTCAGCCTAATTTTGTTCTGAAAGAGATTACACTGGACTGTTCTCCTCAATAATGAGTGGGTTGGTTATCACTGAACACTCCTCATTAAGTTTTTAAGCTTTTGAAGCAGGTTTGTAATTCTCATACTACTGATTTCTTCCTATCAAACATGTCAGTGAAAGTGTTTTATCTTTGATAAATAAAATGTTCAATTGATcttatttttttcaatgttcAGGCCCTGTCATCTTTAGGTTTCTGTGTAATGTAAACCAAAGGTGGACAGAAAGTGAACTTGACCACTGGTCTATTGCTTGTTCACACTGTGACCCTAAATATGAGCATTTGTACAAAAGTTGCATAAACCTCAGTCAGAATATTGAATTAAACATCTCATCTGCTCCAAAAGGAGTTTTATTCCCAGTGTTTTTTCAGGCTTTATTTTCATCAGTTCAAAAATACTTGAATTAGGTTGGCTTTTATGCTGCTTGCAAGCAACAGCTTTACTGAATCATAAGTCATCAATTAGTTATGGTTTTGAAAAGGTTTTGCGCTCAAACAGCTGTTGACGAATCTAAAATAGCACCTTCGAAAATAAGACTAGAGGTgaactcaaaacaaaaaaaatatcttgGATCTTTCAAAGTTATGTGGAAATCTTGATTTTTAAGTCAGACCGACGTGGTTTGCTGGAAAACTATTACACTCCGGGTTGGTAGATGGCGTTTGTCTTCGATGTAGAATTATGCAAGCAATCAAAGGAAGCCATAGCATCCCTATGTTAAATATATGGTAAGCGCGCCAAAAACCCCGTCAATAGCATCCCACCTTGGcagcatcaacatcaacaagTTTGTCGGTATCCGCAGTAGCATTCTAGCGAAGCGCTGTTTCTGTCGACTGTGCGTTGCCTGAGCCATCTTGAGCTTAAGAAAATAACCCCAATGGCGGCACGACCTAAATCAGGTAACTTCCCTTCAGTTCCTTGCACATTTGAATTCTGAATTGTATTTTCTGCACCCTAAGACACCGTTATAAGTCTGCTACGTAATGTTACCTACCACCTTGCTGGTGGAGGCATGTTCGTGAATTTCCTCGTAAACAAATATCGGTTAAAAGCTAATCTATATGGTTTCCTTGAAAATCGCCCTGATAAAATTAGAAGACATGAGGTCAAAAACCCATCCTACTAGGTACTAGAAGGCCCctcaaggtgaaaaatgacttggtcaGTTAAAGACTTATGCTATgcactggtaacatctataaaatgttaagggttggtgaaaatgagTATAGTGAAGTATGActtaagtttattttttttgaaaGCCAGTGGACCGCCTACTGTGGCCCAACAGTGGTCCACTGGCTTTTTGCTATCAGggagtgtttatttatttttatttttttctgtttatttgaaaagggacagtgtacattgataaacatttcccagaaaaatgtaaatgcactggaattagctaggttagctagtTTTCATCCGTTGTCCCTTGGCAGGGCATGACAGAGATATGGAAATacaagaaagaaataataatacaaaatatatataattaaaagaaataatagtaataaaaaaagataagcaacagtttgacaaaacagtgcagttaagaaaacaaattgtaaaaaccagacagacatacaaggtaaacaacagtgtgacaaaacagtgtggttatatgtgtttatgtttatgttgatgttcAGGTCGAGGCTCCAAGCGTAAGGCAGGAAGTGATTTAAACGAAGAAACCGCTCCTTTggacaacaaaaaagaaaaaactgcaGTGGAGCTTAAAGATGAGGGCCAAAAAGTTGTCATTGAACACTGGTAAGCTGGACATCCAGAAGTCCACCAAGTATCTTTACATATTGTCAGCATTTGCTTATTGCTTTTTCCCAGCCTGGATACTGTACGTGTATAATACATCTGTTCCACCTATTATGTCCATGGAACCATATAGTTTCTGTTTTTAACGACGTGTGCTGCACAGAATATTGGGTGAGATGAAGACTGCTCTCTTCTAGTAAAAGCTGACGAGTGTATGGTCGGAATGCTGACGCGGTCCAGTCGGCAATCCAGGCTGCACACCCAGATCTGTGCGTGGAGCTGAACCCCCAGAAACCTCGGCGCAGCAGTTTTGAGGTCACCCTGGTGGACGCTGGCAAGGGTAAGTGTTCTTTGGAAGACTCAAAATGAGTCCGATGTGAAGAAATGTGCAGTTCAACAGTGATTCAGTTGCCTTTAATGTTTAATTTAAGTGCTGTACAAATACGTCACTGTGTATCTCTGAAGTTTGCAAATACACTCTTTCTTCTCAGAAACCTGTCTTTGGACTGGCATTAAGTTGGGACCCTCCTCGTAAACTGAAGTTCCCTGATCCTGCTGAAGTCCTGTCCGCTTTGAACAAGGCACTGGACAGTGAATAGACACCAATGAGGTTTGTTTGGGCCTGCGTTACTGATCTGTTAAGCTAACGGGAAACTTGGGGAAAGGAAAGCTTATTTTTAACAACACGTCATTATTTATCTGTGGTCGGTAGCAAGACTTGTTCTGTGTCAAATGTGTCTGACACATTAGATGATGGTATTGGGAACTCTCAGTTGAGGCCGAAAGAGAATTTCTAGATGATGTAGTCTCAAAATgccaaatgctgtgtgtgtgtgtgtgtgtgttgtgtgtgtgtgtgtgtatacagtttGCCATGTACCTTGTGCATAATAAACAACCACAACGACAACCAGTTTGTAATAGAAAGTCTGACTACTGCTTTGGCCTGTTTgactgtccattcagtgtttctATAAACGGGTCAACTTCTCAAATCATTTCTTTCCTCTGCAGCCACTAGTCATGGATTCTGGGCGCCTGCATGCGTAATGATGGGGACGGACCTAAAGGATGTCTTTCCAGTCTCTCCCTTGATGATCCTGCTGCAGTGTTTGGGAACCTATGAGTATTAATATTTGGTTGTCAATCTGAtctgctcctctgctgctgATCTCAGCCTAATTTTGTTCTGAAAGAGATTAGACTGGACTGTTCTCCTCGATAATGAGTGGGTTGGTTATCACTGAACACTCCTCATTAAGTTCTTAAGCTTTAGTAGCAGGTTTGTAATTCTCATTATACCGATGTCTTTCTATCAAACATGTCACTGAATGTTTGAATATCTAAAATGTTCACTTTGTCTGACATTTTTTGATGTTGAGGCCCTTTCATCTTTAGGTTTCTGTGTAATGTAAACCAAAGGTGGACAGAAAGTGAACTTGACCACTGGTCTATTTCTTGTTCACTCTGTGTGGCCTCAAAATGAGCATTTGTACAAAAGTTGCATATACCTATCtcagaatattaaataaaacatctCGTCTGCTCTAAAGGAGTTTTATTCCCAGTGTCCTTTCAGGCTACCAAAACACTGGTGTGAGGACCTTGGTGAAAGCATGTTGGCACATTGTTGCCTCATTCAGATGTTTGCTACATACAGATGTTTGCTTGCTGAATTTTGTTGGGGATGGTTATTTGTTCTGTATAAATGTAAAATCTAATTCTTCACAAAACATGCACATTGGGGACGGCTCAAACAGCTGCTGATGAATCTAAAATATCTCCTTCAAAAGAAGACTAGAGGTGAaccccaaaacaacaaaatgaacTTGGATCTTTCAAAGTTATGTGGAAATCTTGATCTATTGGAGAAAATAGGTGTCTTGTAAGCTCTGTCCAAAACCTTGAGACCACAGGACCATTATAAAATGTCACGGTCTCACTGTGGTCTTCACATATGTACAGATAGAACATACTTCCAACCAAATAAATTGCCAGGATGTATGGTACGTAAGTGCGTTTCTAATTATTTGTAGTGTTTAAAGGTGATTAACCACAGTGATGTATAGATACAATCTAGATAGAATTTATTTCTAGATGGAACCTTgtacattgattttttttatactgtTTTACTAGTGCACAGATTCACAGCAGAGGATGGTTATAATTCTACAATATCTGTCCATAACTGAACTTTTGCATATCCGTCGGCCCATAGGATCTTTGACCTTGCCTGAGCACAAATGCGAAGCTATTTTTAAAATCGATTGAAATGGTTTccataaaaaaaactatacaaACAAATTTTTGTTTTTGactatttattttcaaataGATAGTACAAAATAACTATAAAATGAAGATATTTTTATCATATTGAGAGTGAGAAACAATAAAAGGATTAAGATGACTGCGTGAAGAGATAATACTATAAGCTTAAGtgccttttgtttttttactttgttataTCAGAGTTTTGATGTATTCAATAAAGAATATGATTAAGGTTCCAGTCTTCTGAGAAAGAAGTATAAGATAGGTTTGTTTTGATCTTTCCCAGTTCATCAAATACTTGATACTTGATACTTGTTCAAAGGGGTTTGTTGAGAGATGTGTGGTTTCGAGCTCAGCATTAGAGTGACGTCATCAAGAATGGACGGAAAAACTTTCTGTGTTGGTGGCAGATGGTTTTTCCGTTTGTTAGCTGTGAAATAATTCAAGTAAGTGTACACCAAAAATGAATTTGTACCATACATATATGTTCTAAACTGTTACATCCGTTGTTAAATTACCTTTAATTGAAGTCAAGAGATTGGTTCGAAATAATTAAGCCTTAGTCGTTTGTGTTAAtgaagctaacattagctagtcaCTACAGCTAGAACAGTACAGTTTCGATGGCAGCATGGAACTCTTTATGTGAGAGTATAAGTATTGTTTGGTTATGGTGAAATGAACCGGGATTGCGTTtatatgatgttttttttttattattgtattgAGAATTAAGTTTTCCcctaaattgaattgaaagagcCGTAACCACCTCCACTGCTCTCCCTCTACAGCCATGACCACTGAAGGTCCTGAAAAATCGGCAGAGGAGGGTGCTGGAGCCGCGAGTGGGGCAGCCAGCGCGAGCACGGGAACCCGCTTTGACCTCGAGAAAGAGACGGAACTTCGATTTGAGGTGGAGGCGGGGGAACGAGTACAGCTAGAACTCCTCTCTGGGTTAGCCGAAATATTTGGCTCTGAACTCAACAGGAACAAGAAATACTCATTTGGTCCAGGTTCGAAAATCGCTGTCTTCACTTGGCAAGGCTGCAGCGTATCCCTCTCTGGGAAGACAGAGGTATGATATGAATTTACTGTAACCAAGTTCATTATTTAgttagttgtttgtttgtctttgagaGGTGTCTCTATTTCATTATTGCTCCATGTTGCCTCCAGGTTGCCTATATTTCCAGAGACACCCCGATGCTTCTGTATCTTAACACCCATGCTGCATTGGAACAGATGAGGCAACAGGCTGAGCGGGATAACGAGAGAGGCCCACGGGTTAGTCTGAGTCCTGTCGAAACATGCATTGACACAAGTTGATTACCTGAACTGAAATGTTCCCTTTCTATATTGTCAGGCACCATATGTAAGCTAATTGTATTACCACCACCCATTTCATTTTACATCCAGTCCTTCACTATCTTTGTTTTTGCAATGGTGTCTGGTAATAGATACAACAGATTTCCATTGGTCATAGTTTTTTTTGCAAAGCCAATTAAATGTCTTTGTAAAGCTGCCTATGTATACTTTACGCTTAACTAGATTTTTCCAGTCATACAGCAGTCAATTACACTCAGCTCAGATTGATGTCTGTTCTATCACATGTTTGGGCACGGTTACTGCTGTTTGTTGAAATGCGATGTCTAAAATTATGTTATGTTTATTCTGTTATATGCTGCATAACTGCATTACCTCATAGTTCtttaaaaagatggaaaaaattGACCAATAATATGAACGCAATCCCAGTTCCTCTCACCATTACCAAACACATCGGTCAAATGTCCATGCGTCTCCCTCTTGTCCGTGTGATCATCTAGGTTATGGTGGTGGGTCCCACAGACGTGGGGAAATCAACAGTGTGTCGTCTGCTGCTGAACTACGCTGTGAGGCTGGGCAGAAGACCGACCTTAGTAGAACTGGATGTGGGCCAAAGTGGTGTGAGTACTCTTGTTACTGTGTTACTATGGAAAGTCTTTGGAACTTTAAGATTTCACAGGAGCGCTTTGACATATTCCTAATTGGAGAGGGATTACAGGTCGACAAAACCCTAGTCAACCCTTCACAAAAATATCTACAGTAAACATATTCTTACCGGTGGGATGAGTAAATAAGGCTGTCTAACAGACAATTAATTCAACACACAAGAGTAATTAAATGAATTCCTTATGTTGTTCAAAGGTCTCAGTGCCAGGCACGATGTCGGCTCTGTGCATTGAGCGCCCAGCTGATGTAGAGGAAGGCTTCTCAGTCCAGGCTCCACTGGTCTATCACTTTGGTTCCACGACCCCTGGAACCAACATCAAACTCTATAATAAGGTGGGGACCATATTCAATTGAACTGTCGAAATAACCTAAATGTGAGACATTTTACATATACTTTGTTGCAGAGGAATTTGAGTGCATTGAACTTTTTTCATTTAACCATTAAATTCCTTATTATTCTGCAGGCAAATGTGTTAGTCACATCCCTGTTGTTTTTCTACTGGGGTGATTGAAATGGGTGGTACTCCTAGTTTGATACTGATGCTGGGTCAAGTATAGAATGGAGAAGTGGTAGTAACAATAGTTTATTATTTTGTGTCTTTCGCTGACCGTCTGTTGCGTACAGTTTTGTGATGAGATGTTCACTTCTGGGGAAAAATAAATGCATTATAGTATGGTAACAGAATTATCCTGCTTTCTAAGTCATGTTAAATAATGGTtgtatgtatgatgtatgaTTTCTAATAATAAATCCCCTGGTTTCCGGCAGCTGACATCCACCCTAGCTGAGGTGTTCTCGCAGCGCTGTGAGGTCAACCGGAAGGCGAGTGTGGGCGGCTGCATCATCAACACCTGCGGCTGGGTGAAGGGCTCAGGCTACCAGGCACTGGTACATTGCGCTTCGGCCTTCCAGGTGGATGTGGTCCTGGTGCTGGACCAGGAGCGGTTGTACAACGAACTGAAGCGTGACTTGCCCCACTTTGTGCGCGTGGTGCTGCTCCCCAAGTCGGGCGGCGTGGTGGAGCGATCGAAGGACTGCCGGCGGGAGTCGCGCGACGAGAAGATCCGCGAGTATTTCTACGGCTTCCGCGGCACCTCGTTCTACCCGCACGCGTTTGACGTGCGCTTCGCCGACGTGCGCATCTACAAGATCGGCGCGCCGTCCATCCCAGACTCGTGCCTGCCGTTGGGGATGTCACAGGATGACACACAGCTCAAGCTGGTCCCGGTGAGTCCAGGCCGAGACCTGACGCACCACGTCCTGAGCGTGAGCTGCGCTGAGGATGACACGGGCGACGGAAGCTCAGCGAGGGGCAGAGGGGTGCTGGAGAACCCCGTTTGTGGCTTTATTGTGGTGACTGCAGTAGACACACAGGCTCAAGTGATGACGGTGCTTTCACCTGCACCCAGACCCCTGCCAAGGCATACGCTGCTGATAATGGACATTCGCTTCATTGACCTCAAGTAGAAACAAAGCAGATAAGGGGTACCCGCTGTGCACCAGGTGGAAAAGATTTACACCCACATTGGGACCACTTTATGTTCATATCTTAAGTCAAGCAATCCTTAACTTGTGTTAAATATTCCATGCCGCAAATGTTGCAGGTTGTCGTGCTACTCCAAACATTTGTTCAGCATTCACCATTCTTTACAAATATTTGgttttattaaaatattttaattatttgtgtgtgtgtatttcttttcaaaagaaataaaatggGTATGTATCCAGATATGAATGATGTTCGTTAAGAAGTTGGAATAGAATCGCTGATGGAAACATTCCCTTTCACTACCGCATGAGGGCATAGCTCCCAAACCACAGAGCTCTGTCTACGCAACGAAACTTCATAATTTAGGAACAATTTCCTAAATTGCCACCGGAAGGGGTAGATTATCCTGTTGTATGGTCATTATTTTGCCATCGAAAGTGCCCCGCATTCTCCGGGAAAGTCCAGTTAGGGGCTCTTCGTTAGAAGACCGAGTGAGATTCATTTCCTCATCTGAAGAAGTGACTGCTCGTGTCGCCCGTGATGCTAATCAGTGAAGTAACGCTGAACTTGAGAACTGTGTTGTGCCATCCTGCTTTCGTCAGTTGATGAGTTTGTGGGGACACTCACTGGAAAACGGAATTCGTATTCTAGTTTCAGTTGTTTCACAGGTAAACTGGTTTCATTCAGGATGTAACACACTACGCTCCATACATCAAATGCTGCATTGGACTTGAATTGTTATCATGGTTCGGGAGTTCTTGGCAAACTATAATCAGGAAAGCGACACTCAGGATTGTCTTCTTGGGGGCAACTAGTTAGGTAGCATACCTAGctgttagcaagctaacttTAGCGGAACTGCAGAAGACAAGCAGCATAACACGGGCTGTTTCTCATACACCTGCGGTGCGTGTCAGGTAATGTTTCTTATTAATGTTACTGCAGTTTCATTGCCCCTGGTTTTGGAAGATATAACGTACTCAACGCGCTGACATGTTGCCATTATAACATCTTGTTTTTTTGAGTTAACGTTATTACTTTAGTGTGGTCAGTGTTAAACCACTAACGTCTCTGTTGGCTAGGATAATGTAGACCAAGGCACCAGGCAAGGATGGGTAACATCCAAACCCCGGTAATGGAAGCTAATGTAAGGTTGATTAGCAGGGTTGTCTTAGCACTAGCGTTGCTGTTTATGATAATTCATATCTTACTGGTAAACTATTAAACAAAATGAGTTGAAGACATCACGCAATGGGTTTTGAACTACACGACGACCTGGGCTCTTGGGCGTTTTGCGAGAAGATCAGGGGAAGTTTATCTGGTTGCTAGCGATGTGGTAATGCTTGCTAATGTTAGCGAAGTTACTGCTGAATTTGACGTTAGCAAACCAGCTAGGATAGATTGACGTGCTCCCTCTGCCGCACATCTTAACCTTATACCCGCCGATCAGCTTCCTGTATATAAAGATATAATACACTGAGTACTGTCTATGCGATACGAAGAATTGTCATGTTTCATCGTATGATTTAATTAGAATAGAAAAGGAATGTAAAAGGTGGGATTTGCCCTTGGCCCCCGTGTCATTCAGATGAGCACCTGCGAGAGGGACGTCAGGATTAGCGTCCATTGAGAACAGGATTTCGTCCATCTGAATGATTAGTGTTGGCGATGACCCGACTCCCACCACTGGGTACTCGGTTAATCTCCAGTGGCGACATGTTTGCACTAGGAGTAGTTCAGTTTGCGTTACACAAACTAGGTGGTCGAGTCCACGGACCAGAGGAGAGAACTCGTGAATGTAGGTTATGTGTGATGTTGATGTATTTAATATACAACCACAAGAGTTACTGTCAGCGGGTGCAAAGCTGCCCCTACCCGAGGTTGCCTGAAGAATGTATGTGACCGACAGACTGATAGTGATATAGCATGGCGTGTGTGAGTAAAGTGGTAAATGTTCAGAGGCACAGGCACACCCTTTTCCTGGTGAGTCACAGTCGTAGAGGAAAACACATCAGCATGTGGACAGGTTACAAcacagactttgtgtgtgtgtgtgtgtgtgtgtgtgtgtgtgtgtgttgtgacaagAGTCACAGTTTAAATGTTATGTCCTGTCAGCACTAGGCTAGAGGGTTTGACTACATTTTATGAGCAACGAACAACTTCACAAGTTGTATGTTATTTGATAACGTAATGTAAAATATACCCATCCCCCCTACAAAATGTAATTGAGACCAGGAAAACCTGTGCAGGCATTTTTAGGAGCTACATACCTTGCTCTCATCTGTA
This genomic interval carries:
- the selenoh gene encoding LOW QUALITY PROTEIN: selenoprotein H (The sequence of the model RefSeq protein was modified relative to this genomic sequence to represent the inferred CDS: deleted 1 base in 1 codon), with protein sequence MAARPKSGRGSKRKAGSDLNEETAPLDNKKEKTAVELKDEGQKVVIEHCKSURVYGRNADAVQSAIQAAHPDLCVELNPQKPRRSSFEVTLVDAGKETCLWTGIKLGPPRKLKFPDPAEVLSALNKALDSE
- the clp1 gene encoding polyribonucleotide 5'-hydroxyl-kinase Clp1 isoform X1, giving the protein MAAWNSLSMTTEGPEKSAEEGAGAASGAASASTGTRFDLEKETELRFEVEAGERVQLELLSGLAEIFGSELNRNKKYSFGPGSKIAVFTWQGCSVSLSGKTEVAYISRDTPMLLYLNTHAALEQMRQQAERDNERGPRVMVVGPTDVGKSTVCRLLLNYAVRLGRRPTLVELDVGQSGVSVPGTMSALCIERPADVEEGFSVQAPLVYHFGSTTPGTNIKLYNKLTSTLAEVFSQRCEVNRKASVGGCIINTCGWVKGSGYQALVHCASAFQVDVVLVLDQERLYNELKRDLPHFVRVVLLPKSGGVVERSKDCRRESRDEKIREYFYGFRGTSFYPHAFDVRFADVRIYKIGAPSIPDSCLPLGMSQDDTQLKLVPVSPGRDLTHHVLSVSCAEDDTGDGSSARGRGVLENPVCGFIVVTAVDTQAQVMTVLSPAPRPLPRHTLLIMDIRFIDLK
- the clp1 gene encoding polyribonucleotide 5'-hydroxyl-kinase Clp1 isoform X2, producing MTTEGPEKSAEEGAGAASGAASASTGTRFDLEKETELRFEVEAGERVQLELLSGLAEIFGSELNRNKKYSFGPGSKIAVFTWQGCSVSLSGKTEVAYISRDTPMLLYLNTHAALEQMRQQAERDNERGPRVMVVGPTDVGKSTVCRLLLNYAVRLGRRPTLVELDVGQSGVSVPGTMSALCIERPADVEEGFSVQAPLVYHFGSTTPGTNIKLYNKLTSTLAEVFSQRCEVNRKASVGGCIINTCGWVKGSGYQALVHCASAFQVDVVLVLDQERLYNELKRDLPHFVRVVLLPKSGGVVERSKDCRRESRDEKIREYFYGFRGTSFYPHAFDVRFADVRIYKIGAPSIPDSCLPLGMSQDDTQLKLVPVSPGRDLTHHVLSVSCAEDDTGDGSSARGRGVLENPVCGFIVVTAVDTQAQVMTVLSPAPRPLPRHTLLIMDIRFIDLK